One part of the Lachnospiraceae bacterium JLR.KK002 genome encodes these proteins:
- a CDS encoding nitronate monooxygenase family protein, with protein MSRTLKIGELEVPVPVIQGGMGVGVSLSGLAGAVAGCGGVGVISAAQIGYQEPGFDQSPIETNLKAIEKHVRQARELAKGGVIGVNIMVATRKYGEYVQAAVKAGADLIISGAGLPVNLPSLVEGAGTKIAPIVSSVKSASVICKLWDRKYRRCPDLVVIEGPKAGGHLGFSEEELETITDASYEQEIQGIMEVVQTYDKKYGRHIPVVSAGGIYEGKDLRHALELGLDGVQAATRFVTTYECDAAKEYKQAYIQAEKEDIQIVRSPVGMPGRAIRNAFVVQSEKDRPEERRKNPRSCRQCLENCNPAEIPYCITEALINAVKGNLEQGLIFCGENAWRARKLEHVSEIMKEFANA; from the coding sequence ATGAGCAGAACATTGAAAATCGGTGAACTGGAAGTGCCCGTTCCTGTGATTCAGGGAGGTATGGGCGTGGGCGTCAGCCTGTCCGGGCTGGCAGGAGCAGTGGCCGGATGCGGCGGTGTGGGCGTTATTTCCGCAGCCCAGATTGGATATCAGGAACCGGGGTTTGACCAGTCCCCCATTGAGACTAATCTGAAAGCCATTGAAAAACATGTCCGTCAGGCCAGAGAACTGGCAAAGGGAGGCGTAATAGGCGTAAACATTATGGTGGCAACCAGAAAATACGGGGAATATGTGCAGGCCGCAGTGAAGGCGGGCGCGGATCTGATTATCTCCGGCGCAGGGCTTCCCGTTAATCTGCCCTCTCTGGTGGAGGGAGCCGGAACGAAGATAGCCCCCATTGTGTCCTCGGTGAAATCAGCTTCCGTTATCTGTAAATTATGGGACAGAAAGTACCGGCGCTGTCCGGATCTTGTGGTCATTGAAGGCCCCAAAGCCGGAGGCCATCTGGGCTTTTCCGAAGAAGAACTGGAAACCATTACGGATGCATCCTATGAACAGGAAATACAGGGCATTATGGAAGTGGTTCAGACATACGACAAAAAGTACGGGCGTCATATTCCGGTGGTGTCCGCAGGAGGAATTTACGAAGGAAAGGATTTGCGTCATGCACTGGAGCTGGGCCTGGACGGGGTACAGGCGGCTACCCGGTTTGTCACCACTTATGAATGCGACGCTGCAAAAGAATATAAACAGGCCTATATACAGGCGGAAAAAGAGGACATTCAGATTGTCAGAAGCCCCGTGGGAATGCCGGGACGGGCCATCCGCAATGCATTTGTCGTTCAGTCTGAAAAAGACCGGCCGGAGGAACGCCGGAAAAACCCCCGGAGCTGCCGTCAGTGTCTGGAAAACTGCAATCCCGCTGAGATTCCCTACTGTATTACGGAAGCTCTTATAAATGCGGTAAAAGGCAATCTGGAGCAGGGACTGATTTTCTGCGGTGAAAATGCCTGGCGGGCCCGGAAACTGGAGCATGTGTCAGAAATCATGAAAGAATTTGCAAATGCGTAA